From the Lactuca sativa cultivar Salinas chromosome 9, Lsat_Salinas_v11, whole genome shotgun sequence genome, the window cttttagattgaccattatcaATATCAAATGCTTTCGGTAACTCCATTCTCAAAATGAAATAGGGCAGTGAGGGTGGTAAGCATGAAGCATATTAAAAAccgacctcattaggaatcataGATACCTCCTTAAACCCCCACATCAGAATGGGTGAGAGGACCCgaaccagaatccctctaatggtatcacacccaatgacaccaaagtgtaacgacccaattttcacgtccaaaaatttcatttttgattaagtgatttgcaaaacatttgtaacaaaatatcatccaatcatatcatttaataaaaacgtgtctcgtatctgaaaaccgaatcataaaaacataataatgtcagagtacaaatcccaaaatatctcatagtgcggaaaacaaagagcgtgtgtatgatgtgccgctactgtgccaactccttccccttcgctgaagaggtgcctgaaaccaaaactgtaaactgtaagcacaaagcatagtgagttcccccatcgcaCCACGTATcacacaatcacatagcatatataCTGctaggcaattctggggtgcccgacctacccggtacaaccattatggggtgccgacctacccgtacgaccattctggggtgccgacctacccatgcggccattctggggtgccgtcctacccatgtcaagccattctggggtgctaacctacccatgtcaagccattttggggtgctgacctacccgtcggtcctaataaccgaccctcggggactatcccaccccttactgctactatcacatatatcataacataaacataccatcagacatatatggggtgtccgaactacccttcagtcctaacaaccgaacttagggactattccccctcctactaccactatcacatataacatatcatgccagcatataaacatatcatcacgtactgtcagacatatctggggtgtctgacctaccattcggtcctaacaaccgaactctgctactatctcatgtaacatatcatgccagcatataacatatcaggtagtagcaaacctagatgatatcacaaagacaatcatctaacctaCAACTCCTACTGGCGGGCCAACAttttggccgtagacccaccgctactggaaggtaactcacctcgtagcagctgctgatctgtgcgggaatcctctgactgttgCCGCTGCTGCTAcggaaatcctccagctataattcccacaaaacacttagtcatacactgctaactgttcttagggtaaaatgaccattttacccctgacccaatcaaagtcaaagtcaacttctagttgacctgactcgctgagtccctatccttccatttgtccttatacccatctctactcgtcgagttaggcgatgactcgacgagttttccttctaaatgaatatcgactgaatcctcatccgactcgccgagttgtatgaacaactcgtcgagttcatcttcaactgatacacaggtcctgtccttgactcgtcgagttgtatgaacaactcgtcgagtttatcttcatccttagaagattgccttggactcgccgagtccgttcatgcactcgctgagtcccatgaacttccagaacaatggtccagaacgttgggtcactccccgggaccccctaaaacctttccacactcaactgggtccttatgaccccctaaaacctttccacactcaactgctcACATCCTCTCACTAAATCTTTGATTTATggtgtacaacccttgatcaaaagatagatctatgcttctacaatcgatatagcacgtaaagttacaacctttacgtgcttgcatgggaccttgagctcaaaaggtcctaaaacaagctcttacaatgcatggggccttctttgagtgcaaaagccactccttcctgccttgtaacccctttaaggacctagatctgaaacaacaactccaaaccatgcttgcaatcatggttggtgaccaaaatggcttagaaaagccctagaaCTCCACAATATAGGGTCTATCAAAAGAacaaacaaggtatagactttataccttctgtagactgcaaatgatgctcaaaatcggatccttctagcctcctcttgatccttcaagcttttccctcCTTCCTTaggtcacaaaagcaccaaaatcactccaaatgccttagattgcttcaataacagctagggtttgctatgggggtcttctgggaacaaatgggacgaaggaggccgagttaaggtgtttaaatagggtgcaatccctcgggttagggtttttgtccagacagggcctactcgccgagtccgggacccgactcgtcgagtccactgcttAAACCCCACGtcttatcccgcttctactcggcgagttggtccttcaactcgccgagtccaaggccaaaatgcaaaatattttaaGGAATTAATAAAAGaacacataccaagaaccaggtgctacacaaagagtggaataaaataACTAGGAaaagggtcaatttcacaaacccaaagaGGGTTAGAAATCGTGCATATGAGAAGAGGAGGAAGAGGCGAAACTTCAAGCCAAGAATGAGCAAGGAAGAATGAATCCCTCAGGCCCTATCTATAGCCTTGGATGCCTTCCAGGGTTCTATCCTCAAGCCTATGTGGGATGGATAACCCTAAGAACGAAATTCTGTCTATTTTAAGAGAATTTTCGTCCATCACCCTTCTTCTTAGGGTTATGCAAATATTCCTGATCAACCAACTATTGATTAATTGAATATTCAACCATTtgattaattaaactgttaattaattccccaaatatatttccaattagtttctaattaattattaccATGATAACTAATAAactaatttctcctttatttattctactcaatttgggtcttgagggcaaaCCAAAAGGATcatgttattattagaaatatcaccAATAGTTAATGAGCTTGGACACACTTTCCAATAGTAATGACATTAGGCTTCAaaagaatagggtttagaccctagtggatgttgataatattggttatgcGATCCAAGCCCCTGGTTTatgttggagtcaaagggtaaaatgggaaaagtgatgtttcagaCTTCTTGCATGAAATAAGGATTTTTGTTCGGATCTTTTTTAGTCTAAGATATCTAGATAATATTATGGGGATGTTCAATAcatttctgtggatataaagatcgtcaaaaACAAAGTTGGAATAAAGAAGTTATTACCGTTTGAAGTTAGAAAGGTGTTGGGCTtagtctagtacgctgggcgtataggatgtacgctggacgtactaggcatccctagtacgctgggcatacacgatcagaacccaaaccctattttcgtggtttgagccTTATTTAAGCTCCTAAAATTCCCCAAACCCATACCATTCtcaacctccacctctccaacccccttccttgaaaccctaaccctagtttgagccttatGAGCAAAAAAAGGTGTTCTTTAGTGCTTtgaagtgttcttggtgcatcttggagaagaaggaccTCATGGGTTGGAGCTTGTAGATttagactttgttcaccttgatctttcttctagaggtataaagcttgaatcttgatgatgcatttgttaaatctagctagttttggatgttatgagattttggttaatttagtgcataaagtttagatcttgaaagtttgtgacattgttatggataaagttggaaaccatATCCATCTAAAGATCATTTTAATTCAGATATAAAGGTTGgaaacttggacttaatggattaagtaagaaggatgcacttttggtccctttgaaacttaaaagactagatcttggtcgtttggaccattctaatggataaagttggaaactttatccattatggagcaaTTATGAACCATAGAAATGCGATGTTAGTCCTTccatcccttccatgcaagagttatggtgtcttaatggattaataagttaagttttagcttttggaccttttctagccatggaaagttataaaggtggaaactttatgaattaagtcgatgttttgagtctagatctgagctttggacaAAAAGGTCTTAAAGGATAAAGTGCTTAATAAAATTTCGGGATCAGCCAGCGTATGTTAGCCGTACTGCTTGAatcgtgtacgttgggcgtacgtggtgTACGCTAGGTGTATGCAACCAAACTTGGGATTTGACTTTCGTTTGACttccgttgaccattgactttttgaccaagtttgaatttGGATCAAACTTGAGGATTATGGACTATTGATTAAGATTTTATCTGATTCTGGTGTTGGTGGACCCGAGGGTGCAAGCAATGCAAAAAAGGGATCGTATCACAGTGTTTATGAGTTCTTCGATtcaagtgagttttcctcattgtacttgtgggtcgaaggcaccaatgacggCCCATTGTATTAaatatcatggtatataggatgttgatatgctatagtgatctattagatatgTATTCTTGTAACACTCAAAATCTCATgccaaaatatatttttttcaaaacatttaaaaccattcgtcattacaaagtttgttttcaaaatatctaaTATAAGAGTTTTCCCAGAACCATAAACAAAataggaggagctgtacgatcatgccttcgccttgccgcgatccctagatgtacctaaaacaataaactgaaattgtaatcccgaaagcttagtgagttcccccccctcaaaataccgatacacatacaatccacatatCCCCGTCagtaatatcataacataacaaactaaatagcatgcaatgggtccacaactttatagactggattacccctgggcccacagtgtgagtctggattgcctcaCGGGCCCACAGCTCACATATGGATTTccatcgagcccacagtacgagtctcccttagcccaTAACTAGAATGCCcccgggtttgttggttaccgcacggagcagtcgcacctcaacccatccctcataacatatcaacatataacataactactgagcatgcagataatcatataacaacacaggtagtcctacatatctacctaactggcataaccattaacatgcaacactaactcatactcaacatctaacactgctaggataacatatccaatgggccggccttggtgccttagaccccttagtatagtgagggtaACTCCCCTTGCACTGTTGACTCGAAGATAAATTCATACTCTTGGATTACTGCCACGAACTCCACCCCTTATATTCATTGTAAACCATACTTGTAAATTTTCAATCTTTCCAAAATGTCCTCCAAAAGTTAACTGGTTaactcatggtcaaagtcaaagtcaactgccaaggttaacagtccatgttgacctcaactcgtcgagtaccctcagctactcgccgagttcattgtAATACtcgtccactcgccgagtcacttgagtgactcgtcgGGTTCCTAGTGTCAGTGGCCGTAACCCCTTGGCTAGCTCGGCGAGTTTTCCCGTTACAACTCGCCACgttcatacgtgtccaaaggttgggaaaaccttaGTCGACGCGCCGAGTCATCAACTGACTCGCTGAGCCCAAGGCaaacttcatcggactcgccgacttgttcatcccactcgtcgagttcatgaccatcttcatacgactcaccgagtcccttcaatccttcatccgtacatatgctttttaagccatgcaaaggctccagATTACAGATCCAGCCTTCCAAGGCCTGAttgtcacgtaaagttgcaaactttacgtgcatgaaaAGCTCTAAGGCCCCTaaatgacaaaactaagcttgCAATGAAGTCTCACACTTGAGGGAAGACTCATACTAGGCAAGGCtgataactttatggatctagaggccaaagggagtctagatctgaagttacaacttcaggtCTTAGCTCAAACATAAGAAGCCTTTCATAAAACCCATCCAAAAGAGGTTAAAAGAGAGATGAGCCAAGGAAGCAGCTTATTACCTTCCAGAGAGTGACAATTGATGAATCTCTAAGCTCCCCACGAGTTCCTAGCCTTGATTTCCTTGCTTCCCTAAGTGTTTCCTCTTCCAAAAttcctcctccaagcttgaaCACaccaaaaaaacacacacactcgaTTTAAGGTTTGAGAGGGACAATAAGCAataaaggggaggctggggggaggccaatgatcctttaaatagggtgaaatgcctcgaaatttagggtttcatctgccagctcttactcgtcgagtccgctcttggactcggcgagtagatcactaAAACACGTTGTccaacccgctactactcgacgagtagggcggccaactcgtcgagtagacccaaaacccaaaaagattcatacataaatcaatacctgagaatcggggcgttacaattctggtatataggatgttgccatGTTGTAgtaatctgttagatctgtatcctggtatataggatgttgatatgcggtagtgatctgtagatctgtatgattacatgtGTTCACTAAGTatgtgttagattggtagatctgtatgattacctgtacttgttggttattaatttttattttatatgtcgacatgttatggtttgttgggttgaggcgatcctgctttgtgctgaaggccaacatacacAGACAATAcgaatagactgtaggccctgtgaggcggtccagttaggccgaaggcctgaagagcggtccagataggttgtaggcatTCCGAGGCAGTCCATTCggaccgaaggctcggagagcggtccatataggttgtaggccctgtaaGGCGGTCCAATTATGCTGAAGGCTCATGTATGCATGATGTTGTTTGTATATGTTATGTTGTGTGGTGgcactttgggggaactcactaaactttggcttacagtttcagtttattgtttaaGGTACTTCAGATGACCATGGCAAGgtaaaggcgtgatcgtgcataTCCTTTCAGATTTATGTTATTTGAATTTTCGGATAATCTGATTATTGATTaacacttttgaaacaatggttttgtaaacaattatggttattgggatgtttttgaaaaataaaaatttactatgatttttgggatgttacaaaattgCCACACCTTCGGGGATTACAATGATTAGGATGAAACTCAACGATAAAATGTCGTTGATGTACTCACTTACTGATCGTATTCACCTTCATTccaaatttatttttcacttcTTCTCTTATCATCCTAACATTAAATTTGCCTTCTCAAGAACTTCTCTAGTAAAATGACTACTATTCATATAGAGTTAACAATTAAACCAAGTTTGAAATTTTTAGCACAATTATTGCTCTTCACCTATCCAATAAGCCTAGAGTCTAAAGATGTAATCAATACCACATCACTTAACCACGAGTCTTATACTTCCATTTTTTCTGTAACACAACTGATAGCCATTGGCAACAACATAATTACAAGCATGTGTTTCAATTGTTTATGGTTAGTAATTCTCATACCATAAGAAACCGCTTCTTCTAGAGTACATTTCCCTTGAACCTTGTTTTAACATCAACATCCGAGACATTATCATCTTCATCAACATCCGGGACATTATCACATGCATCAACATCTGTGTTAGCCTCATATTGATTTTCCCATGTTACTCTTTCTTGGGTTACTCTTCCCATATTGGTCTTGTTCATTGGAGTGATGAAGTCAGTTAGGTCAGTACCATCCTCCATTTCTCTTGACATATCTGATACACCTGAATGGTTGTCCTCGTAACAACCAATTTCACCAGACAATACATGTAGATTAATACCAAAATGGTCCATTTACATCGGCAATTGGACTCTACATCAATAAACAATGTCAATGAAATCATCATATTCAAGCTCATTAGGAATCAATCTTAAGCCTTCTGGGAATTCTGTATCTGATATACAACAATACAAGTTCTCATACTTCTCTTATGTAAacccttcaaaaaaaaaaacaacacattCTTTTAGGTCAATACCTATAAAATTGACATCCTCAAACACATGATATAtagaatcaaaataacaaaatggttTGTTGATGAGCACTCATTGGAAATGAATATCGATCTTGATGTATGTTGCCATCATCAGGATGAACCAATGGGAAGACAAGGGTTTTGTTTCAAACGAACGAAAGAAAGAGGAGGTGTGTCTAAATTAAATCGATTTAAATCGTGTGGATTACACATGATAATCTGCTTTTGCTTACGTGAGAATCTATTTTGGAGACCGACCAAAATATGAACGGCTGACCCGTTAGTTTTATTGATAATGACCTTTTATACTCGAAAATACTTCGTAATTTGAGAATAAAAGAAGGATATATGACCTTCAAGTTAGGGATGAGCATCGAAACCGGGTACCcacttttggaaccggaaccgcatCGGAACTGCCGGTTTTGGAACTTAAACCACCTTACGCGGTTCCGGTTCCTgttcctaaagttatggaatCGTCTTAAGCGGTCCCGGTTCCGGTTCTCGTTTTTTCGGAACCGCTACCCGCCGGAaccagttatatatatatatatatatatatatatatatatatatatatatatatatatatatatatatatatatatataatttcatataaatatGTGTGTTACTTAGACCAGTTTAGAGTATATTGGTCAAAAATTTTCCGTCTTTGGTCCGAATTGATTTGATTTGGATCGAACTAAATTATGGTTTTATCGAAAAAAGgttaacaaaattaatgtaaccgggttacccgcttccggaaccggaaccgctagTTCCGAAACTGGTTCAAACATTTAAGAACTACCTAAagcggtttcagttttggttctCGTCAAATAAAACGGTTACCCAACTATGCTCATCCCTACTTCAAGTTTGTAGGAGACTAGGAGCAAATCGATATTATCGTTACTAATGACTGTCACTTTGACGACATTAACACCATTAAATAAACAAACGAGGCTTTGTTCATTTAATTTGAGAAAAAGAAGTTAGATTAGTTGGCCTACAAGCATGCTAAAAATTATCAAACGCACCCTTAACAATTGACATTGCCACACCTTCAGGTATTACAGTGATTAGGTTGAAGCTCATCTGCAAAATGTCGTTGATGTACTCCCTCACTTGCCCCACAATTTTCCCCGCTAAAAGAACCCTCTCCAACTCCTTCATCTCTTTCTTCCATCGGAACACACCAGTTCTTACTCCATTTCGTCAAAAGGTTTCCTTCACTTCTTGCTCAAGAGGCTCGGATTTGGATGACGAATTACAAGCAGAAGAAGATATTTTTTCCGGCAGTCGACAAATAACCAATTACACCGGCGTTCGGCTCGAAGAGAGCGTTGAAGAGGTTGGAAAGACCAGGCTCGACACTTGGATTTCTACTCGGATAAATGGCATTAGTAGAGCTAGGGTTCAATCAAGCATTCGGTCAGGACTCGTCTCCGTCAATCATCGTGTTGTTGTTAAGGTAAAGTTCAGTTGCTTAATTTTGAGATCAAACAAATTACGTCTCAAATTCAAATTTAATTCAATGTTTTAGATTCTTAGGAGTTACTTGTGGTAACCAAATCCGAAAAATCACTTCGTCAAAGGTTTCATTGCAACTTCTGATTAATCGTTTTGTCTAATATCTCGATTCATAACTTTCTTTCAGACCTCACACATGATAAGACATGGCGATAAGGTTGAATGCACAATATCAGAATTGCAACCCTTAAAAGCTGAAAGCGAAGATATACCTTTAGATATTGTGTATGAAGATGAACATGTGTTGGTTGTTAATAAACCTGCACACATGGTAATCACATCAACCTTCTTCCACTTCCTTTCAATTCATCCATGGATAAATCTCTTCTTCTGAATCATTTATTCCAGAATCATATATTTTCAAATTTCATGATCAGGTTGTTCATCCAGCACCTGGAAACACTACTGGAACACTAGTAAACGGCATTCTTCATCACTGCAGTCTCCCAACACCTTCATTTCACGATCAAGAATTAGTCTCAGATTCTGATGAATTGTCTGATATCGAGTTAGATGAATCACCCTTAAATCACACATTTGGTACTAATGAAACATCTGTTCGACCTGGGATTGTGCATAGATTAGATAAAGGCACAAGTGGATTACTAGTTGTTGCCAAGGTAGTTCAACAAAACAACATCATTTCTTCCATTTTCATTCATCTTCTACAAATCTATtctaaaataattaatatttttctttaattttttccTTACAACAACACAGGATGAACATTCACATGCCCATTTATCTCAACAATTCAAGGAACACACCATTCAAAGGATATACATTAGTCTCACATGTGGAATTCCGTTTCCGCCCTCAGGACGTGTTGATATTCCCATTGGTCGTGATTTGACCAATCGGATTCGTATGACTGCCGACACGGGACCCACCAAATGTGGAAAGTCTCGTTATGCTGCTAGTAGGTGATTTAAGTACAACCAACGGTTGTGTTTCTATTCTAGACCGAGACaaaatgacgattttacccttaATTATTTGATCATATCATCAGGTACAAAGTAGTTGAGATACTTGCGGGTGGTGGGTCCGCATTGGTTGAGTGGAGGTTAGAGACAGGTCGCACCCATCAGgcattgttttaacattaattgatattatttaATTCATTTTGTATAATCTCATAtactaaaatattaattatacTTATTTTGGGCATTTGTGATAACTCTGAAACAGATTCGAGCACATGCAAAATACCTCGGGATTCCTTTAATGGGAGATGAGGTGTATGGAGGTACTAAGAACATGGCCATATCACGCCTACAGCTCAAAAACTCATCAAAATTACATGGTCAACTTTCAGAGCTTGTTGCTAAAGTCAACAGACCTTGTCTCCATGCTTTGACTCTTGGGTCAGTCCATTTCAAACTAAACTCTTTTGTTTTTGGGGGAAAATTACTaggaatagcaacatactttcatttctaTACATATTATGAGTAAAGAaatgtaagtatgttgctattatgattAGTAAAAGattaaagtaggttgctatttcttttgtgattaattttattttgtttgtagATTTACGCATCCTTGTACAGGAGAGAAAATGCAATTTTCATGCTTGCCTCCTGTAGATTTTGCAGAAGTTTTAACTGGACTTCGTAATATAAGTACACACAAGGTAAGCATTTAAAccttatattttaaataaatgtttttcttctcgcatattataaaaaaaaaaggaacTTGTCAAACGGTTCAAAACTTGcacaaagtatatgtttacaacCACCTAAATTactttattcaaaaaaaaaaaaatcggattattatttataataattatttaagcTTTAAAGCTGTATATCATTAACTGGATTGCAGATGAAGGGGAGCTAAATGCTAATCAAGTTTTGCTCATTCATTTTTGCCTTTTTGGCATTTGGGAACAGTTGATTGAAGGCATATGTTTGTTAGGGAGTGTTTGGATGTGGGTTTTGAAAGTAATTATTGTGACATGAGGCACAACTAGGATAAAGATAATTTGTTGATTGAAATTGATTAATGATGATAATAGAGTTGTAGATTAATAGTATTCTTAGATAATCAGTTTTCTTATAAATTTGTTGCTGCTTCTTTATAAATACCTAATTTGTTAAATATGGTTACAAAAGTTATATTAATCCGCTTCCTATAACAATATGATTATTATTTGTGTATTAACATCGCAGTTGCATTACCATTTGCTATTGGTAGTGCTCTTCTAACGAACATTCTACAGAAAAAGGAATCAAAGGCCTGCCATTGCCATTGCCATGATGAATATGAATGATGATGAACG encodes:
- the LOC111903869 gene encoding RNA pseudouridine synthase 2, chloroplastic, with the protein product MSLMYSLTCPTIFPAKRTLSNSFISFFHRNTPVLTPFRQKVSFTSCSRGSDLDDELQAEEDIFSGSRQITNYTGVRLEESVEEVGKTRLDTWISTRINGISRARVQSSIRSGLVSVNHRVVVKTSHMIRHGDKVECTISELQPLKAESEDIPLDIVYEDEHVLVVNKPAHMVVHPAPGNTTGTLVNGILHHCSLPTPSFHDQELVSDSDELSDIELDESPLNHTFGTNETSVRPGIVHRLDKGTSGLLVVAKDEHSHAHLSQQFKEHTIQRIYISLTCGIPFPPSGRVDIPIGRDLTNRIRMTADTGPTKCGKSRYAASRYKVVEILAGGGSALVEWRLETGRTHQIRAHAKYLGIPLMGDEVYGGTKNMAISRLQLKNSSKLHGQLSELVAKVNRPCLHALTLGFTHPCTGEKMQFSCLPPVDFAEVLTGLRNISTHKMKGS